DNA from Streptomyces sp. NBC_01260:
TTCGCGGGTGACGTGAGGTTCGGTGGACTTCTTGCTCTGCCCGGAGGGCATCCCCGATGGTGGGCACGCATCCCGAAGGTGGAGATAACCCCTCGCCCAATTAGCGATCGGCAGCTTCATATCGAGGAGGAATTGACCCGTCAGGCTGTCGCCTACGTTTTCAGCGAATGGCTCTGACGGCGCACAATAAGTCTATCTCGGCTGTCGTGAGCCCTGTTGGTACGGTGCCCCAGAGTCAAGGCTATTCTCTCGCGTGGACCGGCCCCGACACGCTCGCAATCCGCGACTACGAGCAGATCGCTCTCCGGCTCGCCGGGCACGCCCGTGCGGTCGCCTCCGACGTCCGGCGCCACGCCGCCGCGCTGCCCAGGAGTGACGGCCGCGGCGCCCTTGCCGAAGTCGTCCTCCGCGAAGCCGCCGGCCGCCTGTCGGCACCGCTGGAGCAGGGACTCCAGCGACAAGCCGACGTTTTGCCGTCCGGTCAGTTTCTTCACCTTGCCCGTCGCGGAACGTACTGACTTCCGTGCCGGATAGGTGTAGATGTACTGCCGGTCAGTGCCCAGTTTCCGGTGACGATGGATGCGCCATCCGAGAAAATTCAGGCCCTCGTCAATGTGCGTGATCTTTGTCTTCTCCACCGACAGGCGAAGGCTCATCGGCTTCAACGCCTCCGTGACCTCGTCGCGTAATGCCTCGGCATGCTCACGGCGCCCGAAGACAAGCACGAGGAAATCATCCGCATACCGGACCAGCCGATAGTTGGGCAATCCACGGCGCCGTCTCCTGCGTCGATCCTCGGAGGTGTTACCTGATCCTCCAATCCCCTGGGCGATGTAATCGTCCAGAACCGAGAGCGCGATGTTGGCCAGCAGCGGCGACAAAATCCCGCCCTGCGGGGTCCCGGTGCGTGTGTCCGTGAAGGCTCCGTCCCGGGACAGGATCCCGGACTTCAAGAACGCCTTCACCAAGGACAGCACCCGCTTGTCCCCGACTCGATGCCTCACCCGCTCCATGAGAGACAGGTGCGAGATCTCATCGAAGCACGCCGTGATGTCGCCCTCCACCACCCACTCATATCCGTGGTTGGCGAGGTAGCGAGTCTCGGCGATCGCGTCATGAGCCCGGCGAATCGGGCGGAACCCATAGGAACACGGGAGGAAATCCGCTTCGAACACCGGCTCCAGCACCAGTTTCAAGGACGCCTGGACCACTCGGTCCGCCACGGTCGGAATTCCAAGGCGACGGAGTTTCCGTTCGCCCTGGGAATCATCCGCTCACGCACGGGAACCGGCCGGAAGCTGCGATCTCTGATCTGAGCCCGCAGCCTGCCGAGAAACACCTCGACTCCCTGCCCGGCCTCAATGGAGCGGGCGGTCTTCCCGTCCACTCCGGCCGTGCGGGCACCCTTGTTTCCCCGGACACGGTCCCACGCCACCAACAGGAAGGCGGGATCGGCCACGAGGTTGAACAGATCGTCGAACCTGCGATGAGAATCATCAGCAGCCCAACGGTGCAGCTTGGTCTGGATCTCCAGTACCCGGCGTTCGGCCTTCATCAAGGCCCATGCCAGCTCGCCGGAATTCACCGGCGACCACCTCCTGGCATTCCAGCATCCTTACTGCCGACTTGCTGGCCCCCTTCCCCATGTGGCCGGCTTTCCCGGCCTCGGAGTACTACGGAGCCTCCGTCCTGCCCGACGGCCATCAGCCGGCGATGGGCCTGCCCTCCACCGGACTGGATATCCGGCATCGGGCGACTGCGGGCAGTTCCCACGTTCACCACGGAATCGATTGACGGGTGAGGTGCCCAGCTCTACCCCGGCAGCATCGCCACGCTTACGCCGCAGGCTTTCGGCGTGGCCTCCCCACCGGTAGGTAGATCCGGCTTCGGAGTCGGCCGCCGCCATCGGCGACCGTACACTGCATCCGGCCCGCATCCGCCAGGTTGGACCGGTGTCGTAATTACGGGGCGTCAAGCACTGATTCCTCGCGTGCACCTTCCCGTCTCACTACTGAACTTGATTGGGTGATGTCAGGCGAACGGCCCGACATCACCCAATCAAGTTCAGTAGCCGCCGCCGCGCCCGAGGCAAGGTCGGCGGGCGGCCGTCGGTCGTCAACGACGACCTCATCCGGGCGGCCCGGGACATGCTGCCCAACCCCGAGAACAGCGTCACCACCATCGCCAAGATCCTCGGCGTCTCGGTCGGCACGCTCTACAACCACATCCCGGACCTCAAGGAACTGCGGACCTCCCGCGTCCCGCGCCAGCTGGAGGGCAGCAAGTGATCCCCGCCTTCCATCGGGCCAAGGGCGGCGCGGCCCAGCTCGGCGTCACGCCCGGCCTGCCGGGCCCCTTGGGGACATACGAGGAAGAGCGGGTGTGTAGTTGCGGTACAGGAAGTACCGCTGAGCCGATCACGGTCGGCTGGGCGGTGCGCCGCCTGACCGCGCTCCGGTGATCACCCGACAAAGGCGGTGCGGGGAATGTCGGGTGATCGGGGCCGGTGTCGCCGCACGATGGGGGCATGGATGACACGACCTTGGTATCCCGTTTCCTGCGCGACGGCTTCGTGAAGTTGGAGGGCGCGGTAGCGCCGCGTGTGGCCGCGGACTGTGCGCGGCTGCTGTGGCGGGAGACGGGCTGCGACCCGGACGATCCGGCGACGTGGACGCAGCCCGTGCACTGGGTGGCCGGCATGGCGCAGGGGCCGTTCGCCGCCGCGCCCAACTCTCCGTCCCTGCAGCACGCGTACGACCTGCTCGTCGGCGCGGGATGCTGGGAGCCGCGTTACTCGCTGGGCACGTTCCCGCTGCGCTTCCCGCACGAGGAGGAGCCGGACGACGCGGGCTGGCACATCGAGGGGAGCTATCTGCCGGAGGGCGAGAGCTGGTACTTCACCAATCTGCGCTCCCGGGGCCGGGCGCTGCTGATGCTGTTCCTGTTCAGCGAGGTCGGTGAGGAGGACGCCCCGACCCGGATCCGGGTCGGCTCGCACCTCGATGTGCCGAAGGTGCTGGAGAAGCACGGGGAGGACGGGGCGAGCGGGCTGGCCCTCGCGCCCGACCTGGTGGCGGCGTCCGGCCACCGGCCCGTCGTCCTCGCCACCGGGTCCCCGGGCGACGTTTTCCTGTGCCATCCGTTCCTGGTGCACGCGGCGCAACCGCACCATGGGGTGCGGCCGCGCTTCATGGCCCAGCCGCCGCTGATGCCGGCCGCGCCGTACGAACTGGAGCGGGCCGACGGCGCGTACTCACCCGTGGAGATCGCGATCCGCCGGGGCCTGGGCCAGGACACCCCCGGCCCGGACGGGGACGGCACCGATTGCAGCGCAGCGTAACCGTGCCTCACGACCACCGCTGGCAAAGTGGCCGTGAGAGAAGAGGAAGGAGGCCGGGCATGCTGGAGCGGCTGAACCAGGCCATGGAGCACATCGAGTGCCATCTCGACCAGGCCGTCGACATGGAGGAGCTGGCACGCATCGCGGCCACCTCTGAGTACCACCTGCGCCGGATGTTCTCCGCGCTCGCGGGCATACCGCTGTCGGAGTACATCCGGCGCCGTCGGCTCACCCTCGCAGGCGCCGAAGTACTCGCGGGACGTGAGACGCTGCTGGAGATCGCGGTGCGCTATGGCTACAGCTCCGGCGAGGCGTTCGCGCGGGCGTTCCGTGCCATGCACGGCATCGGACCGGGCGAGGCCCGACGTGCCGGCGCCGCGCTCAACTCCCAGTCCCGGATGGCCTTCCGCCTCACCATCGAAGGGAGGAGCAGTATGCGATACCGCGTTGTGGACAAGGCGGACTTCAACGTCGTCGGACTCAAGACCCGGGTACCGCTGGTGCATGCCGGGCCGAACCAGGCGATCATGGATTTTGTCCGCGGGATCGACCCGCCGACCCTGGAGCGCCTGGAGAAACTGTCGGACCAGGAGCCGCACGGCATCGTCGCAGTCTGCGACGGCATGGACCCCAGCCGCGCCGAGGGCACCGAACTCGACTATCACCACGGCGTCATCACCTCTCCGGCCGCTCTGGAGGGCACGACCACGTTGGCTGTCCCGGCTGGCACCTGGGCGGTCTTCACCACGTCCGGGCCGGTACCGCTGGCCATCCAGGAGCTGTGGCGGGACGTGTTCACCGAATGGTTCCCGTCGAACCCGTACCGCACCCGCACCGGCCCTGAGATCCTGCGCACCCGCCTGTCGCCGGAGAAGACCGAGGCCGACGCCGAACTGTGGCTCCCGGTGGAGCCCGAGCACGGCTGAACAAAGCGGCAAGCCCCCGGGGCCGGAGAAGGCCGGGCGCCCGACCTCCGAGACCTACGCCCCGGCCCTGGTCTGCTACGACGACGACCACACGGCGCCAACGGCTGGAACCTGCGCCTGACCCGATAGGTCACGCCTCCGTACGGTCCGGTGCCGGTTCTCCGGCACCGGCCTGGGCATCCGGTGTGAGTGGGCGTGTCGGTGGCAGCGGTTGTGCGTCAGCGGTGTTCGGTTGTTGATTGGCTGGTCATGCGGTGTGGGCGTGTGCTGGTCTGCTGTCATGAGGTGACCAAGTGGCTGCCGTTTAGCCTCGATCGTTCATGGGTCCTCGTCGGTTCGCTGATGGGGACTCTGTGCTTGCGAGGTGCGGAATTTCGTGGGCTGGGGCAGGTTGGCGGCCCGGCTGTCGCGTTGGGTGGGCGCCGGGTTCCACTGCTCCGGGATGTTGCTGGTTCGTCGGGGCGGTTGAAGTGGTTGGTCAGCCGGGGTTCGGCAGGGCTGCGAGTCGCTGGATCGCGCGGGTGATTACATCCGTCCAGGGCCATCGGGCGGTGAAGCGGAGCCAGCGGCGGCGGCCGGTGGTGACCAGCTGGGCAGCAGCGGAGAACAGCCGAAGGCGGAGCCGCTTGGGTTCCCAGCGGCGGGTTTTGCTGGTCAGGGCGAGCATCGGCATCCAGGCGAGGAGGTCGAGTGCGAGGGAGACGATCTCCAGCCAGATCTGGTTCTGTGCGGTGTCGTGCAGCGGCAGGTTGCGCAGGCCGGTGTCGCGGGCGTTTCGGATCCGGTCCTCGCAGCGGGCCCGCCGTCGATGACGTAGTTCCAGGTCGGCGAGCTGGCTGCCCTTGGTGTTCGTCGCGAAGCAGGTGAGCTGGAGTCCGTCGAGGTCGGTGAAGCGCAACTGGGCTCCGGTGTGCGGGCGTTCTTTGCGGACGATCAGCCGCATCCCTTTCGGCCAGGTGGTCAGGTCGGGCATGTCGGTGATCTCTGCGACCCAGGCGCCGGGCCGCTCGGTGCCGTCGGCGTCGTAGGCCGGTGTCCATGCCTTCTTCGGGATCTTCAGGACGGCCTGGTGGATGGCGTCGGTGATGGTCATTCCGACGGAATACGACAGCCACCGGCCCGGTTTGGAGAGCCAGTCGAGGAAGGCATGGGTCCCGCCGGCGGAGTCGGTGCGGATCAGCGTCTGCCGTCCCCGCCGCAGGTGCTTGGGAAGTTGAGCCACGGCGAGGCGGGTGGTCTCGATGTGATCGCTCGCGGTGTTGGACCCGGCGTTGCCGGGCCGCAGCAGCGCGGCCACCGGTTCCCCGGACCCGCTCTGGCCGTGGTCGACGGACGCGACGAGCGGATGATGACCGAAGGTCTTCTTCCAGGTCGCGGTGGCGTCCTGCTTCTCGGAGTGCGCAAGGACGAGCACGCCGTCGATGTCCACGATCGCCGAGCCGTCGGCGGCGGGACCGTTCGCCCCGGCCAGTTCCCAGACATGCGAGCGTACTTCCGCCCGAGCCGACCGGATCGCGGTGAGCGACTTCGGTCCGGCAGCGGCAAGGGCGTCAATGAGCCGTGAAACCGTCGGGTCGGATGCCACTGGTCCGAACACGTCGGGCTCGGCCCGCAGCATGGCGACATCGGCGAGGCAGTCCCCGCCCAGAGCGACTCCGAGCGCGACATCCAGAAGGATCTTGCCTGGATCATGCACCGTCCGCGGTTCGCGCCACGGCTCCAACGCCGTCGATATCGCGGTGTCCAGACCCAACTTGCGGACCGTCTCGACCAACAGCACCGCGCCGGCCTGCGAGACCGTCCCGCTGCCACCGCCCTCGACACGGACACGCGGGTACAACCCGATACGCTTACTCACCTGGAGAGTGCTTCTTTCCGTGCAGCCAACAGGACCCTAGACAAGTCCCATCGTTGCAGGTCAGAAGCACTCTCCGCTTATTTGATCAAGACCCGGACAGGCTCACTCGCGAAAGCCCGAGGCTAGGTTGGATGTCAATGAGTCTGCTCGTGCTGACGCTGTTCGGGGTGATGTCCGGAACCTCGCTGACACGACGGTCATGTTCCTACTGACATATTCTGTGGCTGGTGCCGGTTGCGACACGTCTCTTGGCGTGGTGCTCACTGAGACGCGGGTAACTCATGCGCGAGGTGGAGTGGCAGAGGTGGCGGACCGTCCTCCCTTCCGGCCTCTGTGCCGCAGTAGCGCGGCTTTACGGGCCTGTTTCAGACGCACGGAGACGCCCCCGCCTGGTCGCGGTGCTGGTGGCACTTGCCC
Protein-coding regions in this window:
- a CDS encoding IS1380 family transposase yields the protein MSKRIGLYPRVRVEGGGSGTVSQAGAVLLVETVRKLGLDTAISTALEPWREPRTVHDPGKILLDVALGVALGGDCLADVAMLRAEPDVFGPVASDPTVSRLIDALAAAGPKSLTAIRSARAEVRSHVWELAGANGPAADGSAIVDIDGVLVLAHSEKQDATATWKKTFGHHPLVASVDHGQSGSGEPVAALLRPGNAGSNTASDHIETTRLAVAQLPKHLRRGRQTLIRTDSAGGTHAFLDWLSKPGRWLSYSVGMTITDAIHQAVLKIPKKAWTPAYDADGTERPGAWVAEITDMPDLTTWPKGMRLIVRKERPHTGAQLRFTDLDGLQLTCFATNTKGSQLADLELRHRRRARCEDRIRNARDTGLRNLPLHDTAQNQIWLEIVSLALDLLAWMPMLALTSKTRRWEPKRLRLRLFSAAAQLVTTGRRRWLRFTARWPWTDVITRAIQRLAALPNPG
- a CDS encoding phytanoyl-CoA dioxygenase family protein; protein product: MDDTTLVSRFLRDGFVKLEGAVAPRVAADCARLLWRETGCDPDDPATWTQPVHWVAGMAQGPFAAAPNSPSLQHAYDLLVGAGCWEPRYSLGTFPLRFPHEEEPDDAGWHIEGSYLPEGESWYFTNLRSRGRALLMLFLFSEVGEEDAPTRIRVGSHLDVPKVLEKHGEDGASGLALAPDLVAASGHRPVVLATGSPGDVFLCHPFLVHAAQPHHGVRPRFMAQPPLMPAAPYELERADGAYSPVEIAIRRGLGQDTPGPDGDGTDCSAA
- a CDS encoding helix-turn-helix domain-containing protein, with translation MGDVRRTARHHPIKFSSRRRARGKVGGRPSVVNDDLIRAARDMLPNPENSVTTIAKILGVSVGTLYNHIPDLKELRTSRVPRQLEGSK
- a CDS encoding AraC family transcriptional regulator, translated to MLERLNQAMEHIECHLDQAVDMEELARIAATSEYHLRRMFSALAGIPLSEYIRRRRLTLAGAEVLAGRETLLEIAVRYGYSSGEAFARAFRAMHGIGPGEARRAGAALNSQSRMAFRLTIEGRSSMRYRVVDKADFNVVGLKTRVPLVHAGPNQAIMDFVRGIDPPTLERLEKLSDQEPHGIVAVCDGMDPSRAEGTELDYHHGVITSPAALEGTTTLAVPAGTWAVFTTSGPVPLAIQELWRDVFTEWFPSNPYRTRTGPEILRTRLSPEKTEADAELWLPVEPEHG